The stretch of DNA AAAACAATTCCATGCAGCGAGATGCAGATCAAAATCAAAATACTAAGTACGATGTATCAGAAGAAGCTGCTAAAAAAATAGCAGAAAAAGTAGAAGGAATTGAAGATGCATATGTATTAACTACCGATAACAATGCATATGTTGGAGCACATTTAAATCAAGAAAATAATAACAATGGAAACAATAGTCAATCTGGAGACAATGTATCTGATGAAATGAAAGAACAAATAGCAAATATTGTTCGTTCGGTTGATAATTCCATTGAAAATGTTTATGTTACTACAAATCCTGATTTTATGGATTTAACGGATCGATATATGAATGATGTAGATGAAGGTCGTCCTGTTGAAGGATTCTTCGATCAAATAGGAAATATGATTGAACGCGTTTTCCCGAATAACCGATAAATTTATAATGAAAGTCCGTAACTGTCAAGATGAGGCCCAATCCGGTCAAACTCTTGACAGTTTTTTATTTGAGTTAATTTCATAACTAGTGATTCATTTCATGAAAATTAAATTCCTTTTCTTTCATGATACACATATGATATAGTGTAGACATATAATTATTAGTATCCAAAGCGTTTTACTTGGAATTAATATAAATGGAGAGGAAACCATCAATGGGTAGAGAATTTATAGATATTTTTGAGGATTGGGCACCTTTATATGACGACAGTGTGACTGGGAAAGATGCACAATATGAAAAGGTGTTTGAACATTATGATCAAATTCTTTCAGAAGTAGTAGAAAATAGCCAAGATAAGGTACTGGAGTTTGGTGTTGGGACGGGAAATTTAACAAAACAGTTGCTCAATGCGGGAAAGACCGTAATTGGAATTGAACCATCGACAGCAATGAGGGAAATTGCTAAAAAGAAACTTCCTGGTATTACAATCCTGGATGGTGATTTTATAAATTTCCCAACATTGACAATGCCAATTGACAGTATCGTTAGCACATATGCGTTTCATCATTTAACTGATGAGGAAAAAGAGCAAGCAATTAAACAATTTCATGAAGTACTACAACCAGAAGGTATGGTAGTATTTGGAGATACAATGTTTGAAACGAAAGAAGCGAAACAAAACCAAATTGATTTAGCTAGAAAACAAGGTTTTAAAGCATTAGCTGAGGATTTAGAGCGAGAATATTATCCGATAATCAAAACAGTCCGGAATGCTTTTGAAAAGTACAATTTTCATGTATCATTTAAACAGATGAATGATTTTGTGTGGATAATCAGCGCAAAAAAATTAGCATGAAGGAGAGATATACCAATGACTAAAAAAATGAATGTAGAAAGTTTTAATCTTGATCATACAAAAGTAAAAGCTCCCTATGTAAGATTAGTTGGGGTTACTGAAGGTGCAAATGGTGATAAAGTGCACAAGTATGACATTCGTATTAAACAACCAAATAAAGCACACATGGAAATGCCAGGTCTCCATTCGTTAGAACATCTAATGGCAGAAAATATTCGAAACCATTCTGATGCAGTTCTTGATATTGGACCGATGGGATGTCAGACAGGATTTTATCTATCATTAATTAATCATGATGATTATGATGATGTTCTTACAATGATTGAAAAAACGCTAGAAGACGTTTTACAAGCTACTGAAGTACCAGCTTGTAATGAAGTTCAGTGTGGATGGGCTGCAAATCATAGCCTTTTAGGTGCTCAGGAAATTGCAAAAGAAATGTTAAATGAAAAAGCAAGCTGGTCAGAAGTATTTTAAAAAAATAAAATCCTCATTGTACTCTTTCTCTCCAAGGTAGGAGTGACAATTCATTGGCAATTTATGAATCGATACAACAATTGATTGGCAATACACCTTTATTAAGAATTAATGAGATGGACATTCCAAATAATGTTCATCTCTATGCAAAATTAGAATTTTTAAATCCTGGCGGAAGTGTAAAAGATCGTTTAGGACAATATTTAATTGATAAAGCTTGGGAGCAAGGCTTTCTTCGAGAGGGAAGTACAATAATCGAACCAACAGCTGGAAATACTGGTATTGGTTTAGCTTTAGCTGCTAGAACGAAAAAGTTGTCGGTTATTTTTTGTGTACCTGAGCAATTTAGTGTCGAAAAGCAACAAATCATGAGAGCTTTAGGTGCAACTATCATTCATACTCCAAAAGAAAAAGGGATGATGGGTGCAATAGAAAAAGCTGAACAATTAGTTGAAGAAATCCCAAATAGCTATTCTCCACAGCAGTTTTCAAATAAATTTAATCCTATGACCTATTATGAGACGATGGCACCGGAAATTTGGAGTGATTTACAAGGAGATATTGATATCTTTGTAGCGGGTGCGGGATCGGGAGGTACTTTTACAGGTTGTGCGAGTTATTTTAAGGAAAGAAAAAACTCGATTCATAATGTTATCGTTGAGCCCGTTGGTTCAATTTTAGGGGGAGGAGAAGCTGGTCCACATTTAACCGAAGGAATTGGAATGGAATTTATCCCTGAGTACATGAATCAAAGCTTTATGGATGAGGTACAAACTATTTCGGATAAAGAAGCTTTTTCGATGGTAGAAGAACTTGCTAGAAAAGAAGGATTGTTAGTGGGTAGTTCTTCTGGTTCAGCGATGGTAGCTGCTTTAAACAAAGCAAGAGAAGCTAGATCAGGAACGACAATTGTTACTATTCTTCCTGATGGAAGTGATCGCTATTTAAGTAAACAGATTTATAATGTGTCAAAGCAATTGTAAAGGAGTTTGGAGAGATGAGAGATAAGACAAAAATGATACATGGTGGAATTACTTCAGATGAACGTACTGGAGCAGTAAATGTCCCGATATATCAAGTAAGCACATATAAACAAGATGCTCCAGGAGAACACCGTGGTTACGAGTATTCTCGTACGGGAAATCCTACTAGACATGCACTCGAAACTGTAATTGCCGAATTAGAAGAAGGGAATGCTGGCTTTGCTTTTGGATCAGGAATGGCTGCCATTACTTCGATTATGATGTTATTGGAATCCGGAGATCATGTCATCATGACAGATGATGTCTACGGCGGATCTTACCGATTAATGACTAAAGTGTTGAATCAGTATAATATAGAGCATACTTTTATTGATACAAGTTCAGAGGAATCTGTGATCAATGCGATTAAACCAAATACAAAAGCGATTTATGTAGAAACACCAACTAATCCGTTGTTGAAAATTACAGATATTAAGGAAATATCAACGATTGCGCAAAAACATAATCTTTTACTAATTGTAGATAACACTTTTGCAACTCCCTATTGGCAAAAACCACTAACAATGGGTGCAGATATTGTATTGCATAGTGCTACGAAGTATATTGGTGGACATAGTGATGTTGTTGCGGGATTAGTGGCAGTGAAATCCAATGAATTAGCGGAACGGATTCATTTTATACAAAACTCTGTAGGAGCAGTACTTGGCCCACAAGACTCATGGCTCTTACAACGTGGAATTAAAACCTTAGCAATTCGTATGGAAGCTATTGAGCAAAACACGAAAAAACTAATTGCTTATTTAGAACAGAATCCAAGAGTAGAAAAAATATATTATCCTGGACTAGAAAATCATCCAGGACACCATATTGCCAAACAACAAGCATCCGGGTTTGGTGGAATGGTATCGATAGATGTAGGAAGTGGCGACCTTGCAGATAAAATTTTAAGCAAAGTAGAATTTTTTACACTGGCAGAAAGTCTTGGTGCCATTGAAAGTTTGATATCGATTCCTGCCAAAATGACACATGCCTCTATACCTGCTGACCGTAGACAAGAACTTGGTATTACTGACGGATTAATTCGTTTATCGGTTGGTATTGAAGATATAGATGACCTTATTGACGATTTAGAAAAATCGATGCAGTAAGTAAGATAAAGGACTATTTCCTATATGGAAATAGTCTTTTTTTTGTTGTCTAGGAAATTAAAAAATTTGGGGGCTGTGGATAAACAACTAAGTTAATAAGCCACGTCCAGCTCCAGCGCCCATCACCTATTGTCCTTCCGGAAACCTCCTTACGATAAAGAAGACTGCCGAGTGTTCTTTGTGAGGCATAGTCGCACTTATGCCAATGGTGAAAAGAAGACTGCCGAGTGTTCTTTGTGAGGCATAGTCGCACTTATGCCAATGGTGAAAAGAAGGCTGCCGAATGTCCTTTGTGAGGCATAGTCGCACTTATACCCTTGCGGTGAAAGTCAACATCGATTCGCATACGCTTATCGTGTTTCCTTTATCTCAAAGAAATAAAGAAGTTCGACCAGTCGAACCACCCCTTGAAAAACAGGGGCGCAGGACATACGGTGATAAACGGGCGCTTGCGCTTTTGTTCCAAAGGGAAGAACAGGATAAAATAAAATTGCTTTGGATTTTGCTCTTTTTAGGCCAAGTGATGCTAGAAACAATTCATTGGTTGTACTATAATCATTGTAATACGAAGTTTGTTTTATTATGCAAATAATTGAGGA from Oceanobacillus iheyensis HTE831 encodes:
- a CDS encoding PLP-dependent cysteine synthase family protein; protein product: MAIYESIQQLIGNTPLLRINEMDIPNNVHLYAKLEFLNPGGSVKDRLGQYLIDKAWEQGFLREGSTIIEPTAGNTGIGLALAARTKKLSVIFCVPEQFSVEKQQIMRALGATIIHTPKEKGMMGAIEKAEQLVEEIPNSYSPQQFSNKFNPMTYYETMAPEIWSDLQGDIDIFVAGAGSGGTFTGCASYFKERKNSIHNVIVEPVGSILGGGEAGPHLTEGIGMEFIPEYMNQSFMDEVQTISDKEAFSMVEELARKEGLLVGSSSGSAMVAALNKAREARSGTTIVTILPDGSDRYLSKQIYNVSKQL
- a CDS encoding YhcN/YlaJ family sporulation lipoprotein — its product is MKLRIFAIMALLFVLVACQNAEENSMDNNNMGEGNVEPTRYDNNSNLGQEMSDKNNSMQRDADQNQNTKYDVSEEAAKKIAEKVEGIEDAYVLTTDNNAYVGAHLNQENNNNGNNSQSGDNVSDEMKEQIANIVRSVDNSIENVYVTTNPDFMDLTDRYMNDVDEGRPVEGFFDQIGNMIERVFPNNR
- a CDS encoding class I SAM-dependent DNA methyltransferase codes for the protein MGREFIDIFEDWAPLYDDSVTGKDAQYEKVFEHYDQILSEVVENSQDKVLEFGVGTGNLTKQLLNAGKTVIGIEPSTAMREIAKKKLPGITILDGDFINFPTLTMPIDSIVSTYAFHHLTDEEKEQAIKQFHEVLQPEGMVVFGDTMFETKEAKQNQIDLARKQGFKALAEDLEREYYPIIKTVRNAFEKYNFHVSFKQMNDFVWIISAKKLA
- a CDS encoding S-ribosylhomocysteine lyase, producing the protein MTKKMNVESFNLDHTKVKAPYVRLVGVTEGANGDKVHKYDIRIKQPNKAHMEMPGLHSLEHLMAENIRNHSDAVLDIGPMGCQTGFYLSLINHDDYDDVLTMIEKTLEDVLQATEVPACNEVQCGWAANHSLLGAQEIAKEMLNEKASWSEVF
- a CDS encoding bifunctional cystathionine gamma-lyase/homocysteine desulfhydrase, which codes for MRDKTKMIHGGITSDERTGAVNVPIYQVSTYKQDAPGEHRGYEYSRTGNPTRHALETVIAELEEGNAGFAFGSGMAAITSIMMLLESGDHVIMTDDVYGGSYRLMTKVLNQYNIEHTFIDTSSEESVINAIKPNTKAIYVETPTNPLLKITDIKEISTIAQKHNLLLIVDNTFATPYWQKPLTMGADIVLHSATKYIGGHSDVVAGLVAVKSNELAERIHFIQNSVGAVLGPQDSWLLQRGIKTLAIRMEAIEQNTKKLIAYLEQNPRVEKIYYPGLENHPGHHIAKQQASGFGGMVSIDVGSGDLADKILSKVEFFTLAESLGAIESLISIPAKMTHASIPADRRQELGITDGLIRLSVGIEDIDDLIDDLEKSMQ